A part of Silvimonas soli genomic DNA contains:
- a CDS encoding ABC transporter substrate-binding protein gives MFSFHRLHFALQRVALAAVTVATLASAQAEAPPKIIHIGIASPQFGSPPAYTVGPVGVAYTKGFLEQEFKKEGVKIDWVFFRGAGPAVNEALTNDQLDFAFQGDLPSIVGRAGGLKTRLIALSGTRQHVYLAVPPDSPIKSVKDLKGKRVGFSIGTNIQMPVDRILAANGLSERDLRVTNLSVEGLGPALSSHGVDAVFSWLQILPLREKGLARIVFSDHENAAFACQAGLLVTDDFARRYPQTTTRVLKSLLQAHRWLADPANQDQYLALLARMGYPEKILREDLAGEDPLLLASPLLSNYTLTLYQNVADEAVRLKLARNRVDVKQWADTSFLDAALQQSQLSGFWPQLDASGRKLAAQ, from the coding sequence ATGTTCAGTTTTCATCGTTTGCACTTTGCGCTGCAACGAGTGGCGCTCGCCGCCGTGACGGTTGCGACGCTGGCCAGTGCCCAGGCTGAAGCGCCACCCAAGATCATCCATATCGGCATCGCCTCGCCGCAGTTCGGTTCACCACCGGCGTATACGGTCGGGCCGGTCGGCGTGGCTTATACCAAAGGGTTTCTGGAGCAGGAATTCAAAAAAGAAGGCGTCAAAATTGACTGGGTGTTCTTTCGCGGCGCCGGCCCGGCGGTGAATGAAGCCCTCACCAATGACCAGCTGGATTTCGCTTTCCAGGGTGATCTGCCATCGATTGTGGGGCGCGCTGGTGGGCTGAAAACCCGGCTGATTGCGTTGTCCGGCACACGCCAGCACGTGTATCTGGCTGTACCGCCAGACTCACCCATCAAAAGCGTGAAGGACCTCAAAGGCAAGCGGGTGGGGTTCTCTATCGGCACCAATATCCAGATGCCGGTAGACCGCATCCTCGCGGCCAACGGATTGTCCGAGCGCGATCTGCGGGTGACCAATCTGTCGGTTGAAGGCTTGGGACCGGCCTTGAGCAGTCATGGTGTGGACGCTGTGTTCTCGTGGCTGCAGATTCTGCCCCTGCGAGAAAAAGGCCTGGCGCGCATTGTATTCAGCGACCACGAAAATGCGGCATTTGCATGCCAGGCGGGGCTCCTGGTCACCGACGACTTCGCCCGCCGTTATCCGCAAACCACGACCCGCGTGCTCAAGAGCCTGCTGCAAGCCCATCGCTGGCTGGCTGATCCGGCCAACCAGGATCAGTACCTCGCCTTGCTGGCGCGTATGGGCTATCCGGAAAAAATCCTGCGCGAAGATCTGGCAGGCGAAGACCCGCTATTGCTGGCCAGCCCCTTGCTGAGCAACTACACGCTGACGCTGTATCAGAACGTCGCCGACGAAGCCGTTCGGCTCAAGCTGGCCCGCAACCGGGTAGATGTCAAACAGTGGGCCGATACGTCTTTCCTTGATGCCGCCCTGCAACAGAGCCAGTTGAGCGGCTTCTGGCCGCAACTGGATGCCAGCGGCCGCAAGCTGGCCGCGCAATGA
- a CDS encoding ABC transporter permease, translating to MVTETPLLHLSAAAKSSIAPPRAALPARRRLRWPTGRVGQVLLALPFPLALLLLWTLAARYQWVAPQILPAPTVVLSTLQDLFASGELSRNALISFWRVFYGFGAGASLGLLLGIGFGLSPTSRDYCYPLFRAIAQVPILGWLPFLILLLGLDEGLKVVLVAKSVMVPVALNTDQGIRNVPPQYLEVARIFRFNRWQWLSKVVLPAALPGIWSGIRYGLTHAWLALVAVELLASSEGLGFLIVYGRQLYQLDVVLAAVIVVGSVGFALDKVLALIETRLLRWRSNAF from the coding sequence ATGGTGACCGAAACCCCGCTCCTGCATTTGTCAGCTGCAGCCAAGTCCAGCATCGCGCCGCCGCGAGCCGCTTTGCCTGCGCGCCGTCGCCTGCGCTGGCCAACGGGGCGCGTTGGGCAGGTGCTGCTGGCCTTGCCGTTTCCACTGGCTTTGCTGCTGTTGTGGACCCTGGCCGCCCGCTACCAATGGGTGGCGCCGCAGATACTGCCTGCGCCCACGGTCGTGTTGTCCACGCTGCAAGACCTGTTTGCCAGCGGTGAACTGAGTCGCAATGCGCTGATCAGCTTCTGGCGCGTGTTTTATGGCTTTGGCGCCGGTGCCAGTCTGGGATTGTTGCTGGGGATCGGCTTTGGCCTTTCGCCCACATCCCGGGATTACTGCTATCCGCTGTTTCGCGCCATCGCCCAAGTGCCGATTCTGGGCTGGTTGCCATTCCTGATTTTGCTGCTGGGGCTGGATGAGGGACTGAAGGTGGTGCTGGTCGCCAAATCGGTGATGGTGCCGGTGGCGCTCAATACCGATCAGGGCATCCGCAACGTGCCGCCACAGTATCTGGAAGTCGCGCGCATCTTTCGCTTCAACCGCTGGCAGTGGCTCAGCAAAGTGGTGCTGCCCGCCGCGTTGCCGGGTATCTGGAGCGGTATCCGCTACGGCCTGACCCACGCCTGGCTGGCGCTGGTGGCGGTGGAGTTACTGGCTTCCAGCGAAGGGTTGGGATTCCTGATCGTTTATGGCCGCCAGTTGTATCAGCTGGATGTGGTGCTGGCGGCAGTCATCGTGGTGGGCAGTGTCGGCTTTGCGCTGGATAAAGTGCTGGCGCTGATCGAAACCCGGCTGCTGCGCTGGCGCAGCAATGCCTTTTGA
- a CDS encoding ABC transporter permease, whose translation MANLTFPAAPRSWWQYLHPANVPRALRGWVLPLALLLAWWALFASGRITNPLFVAPGKVLATAWQLSSTGELWQALGASLLRDLAGFALGTLAGVALGTVLGLSRLLENLIAPTFHAFKQVSIFAWVPLISLWFGLGDPAKIAFIALAAFWPSFLNTFEGVRGVSRELVEVARVFAYNRLQLVWRVVLPAALPSVFSGIYLSLIFAWLATLGAEYLLTSGRGIGNLLTDGQEHFLMDYVVLGVLVVGLVGYGFAVVASRIEQHLLRWQRR comes from the coding sequence ATGGCCAACCTGACTTTCCCGGCAGCGCCACGCTCGTGGTGGCAATACCTGCACCCGGCCAACGTCCCCCGGGCTTTACGGGGCTGGGTTCTTCCGCTGGCATTACTGCTGGCGTGGTGGGCGCTGTTTGCTTCCGGGCGCATAACCAATCCGCTGTTTGTCGCACCCGGCAAAGTGCTGGCGACCGCATGGCAACTGTCGAGCACCGGTGAGCTGTGGCAGGCGCTGGGCGCCAGTCTGTTGCGTGATCTGGCGGGCTTTGCCCTGGGCACGCTGGCGGGTGTGGCATTGGGCACGGTGCTGGGATTGTCGCGCTTGCTGGAAAACCTGATCGCACCGACCTTTCATGCCTTCAAACAAGTGTCGATTTTTGCCTGGGTGCCGCTGATCTCGCTGTGGTTTGGGCTGGGTGACCCGGCCAAGATCGCGTTCATTGCGCTTGCCGCCTTTTGGCCGTCTTTTCTCAATACTTTTGAGGGTGTGCGCGGTGTGTCGCGTGAGCTGGTCGAAGTGGCGCGGGTCTTTGCCTACAACCGCCTGCAATTGGTGTGGCGCGTGGTGCTGCCAGCGGCGTTGCCGTCGGTGTTCAGCGGTATTTACCTGTCGCTGATCTTTGCCTGGCTAGCCACGCTGGGTGCGGAATACCTGCTGACCTCTGGCCGAGGTATCGGCAATTTGCTGACCGATGGCCAAGAGCATTTCCTCATGGATTACGTCGTGCTCGGCGTGCTGGTGGTTGGCTTGGTGGGCTACGGCTTTGCCGTGGTGGCCAGCCGTATCGAACAACACCTGCTGCGCTGGCAGCGTCGCTGA
- a CDS encoding ABC transporter ATP-binding protein produces MAHAATLDIRNLGKQYQVSGEPLNVLDNVSLSIKPGEFVSIVGTSGCGKSTLLRLIIGLEQDYQGEIVLDGKRIVGTSLDRGIVFQEHRLFPWLTVEQNVGLGLLNANQSAAARKKAVQEHIDLVGLQGFETAYPYQLSGGMSQRVAIARALVNRPEVLLLDEPFGALDALTRNYLQQELQRIWQQEGITMILVTHDVEEAVYLGDRIVVMQPKPGRIKRIVDVPLAHPRDRGSYEFAAIKEDVLLEFGDGKRADIALQAPEPTTFTDWHFAW; encoded by the coding sequence ATGGCACATGCAGCAACCCTGGATATCCGTAATCTGGGCAAGCAATACCAGGTTTCCGGCGAACCGCTAAACGTTCTGGATAACGTGTCGTTGTCGATCAAACCGGGCGAATTCGTCAGCATTGTCGGCACCAGCGGATGCGGCAAATCAACCCTGTTGCGGCTGATCATCGGCCTGGAGCAAGACTACCAGGGCGAGATCGTGCTGGATGGCAAGCGCATTGTCGGCACCAGCCTGGATCGCGGCATCGTGTTTCAGGAACACCGGCTGTTTCCGTGGCTGACCGTAGAACAGAACGTTGGACTGGGTTTGCTGAACGCCAACCAGTCGGCCGCTGCGCGCAAAAAAGCGGTGCAGGAGCACATTGATCTGGTAGGTCTGCAAGGCTTTGAAACGGCGTATCCGTATCAGTTATCCGGCGGCATGAGTCAGCGCGTAGCCATTGCCCGCGCGCTGGTTAACCGGCCCGAGGTGTTGTTGCTGGACGAACCGTTTGGCGCGCTGGATGCGCTGACCCGCAATTATCTGCAGCAAGAATTGCAGCGCATCTGGCAGCAAGAAGGCATCACCATGATTCTGGTTACGCACGATGTAGAAGAAGCCGTATATCTGGGCGACCGCATTGTGGTGATGCAACCCAAGCCGGGCCGCATCAAGCGCATTGTGGACGTGCCGTTAGCGCATCCGCGAGATCGTGGCAGCTATGAATTTGCTGCCATCAAGGAAGACGTACTGCTGGAGTTCGGTGACGGCAAGCGCGCGGACATCGCCCTGCAAGCGCCGGAACCAACGACGTTCACCGACTGGCATTTCGCCTGGTAA
- a CDS encoding ABC transporter ATP-binding protein has translation MTISTVLQRAPGTPPLPDRPFRFILHFVARYRWWYLGMVLFETANATCGILIPYALSRIIKAVTMAHGNAHAVVASLTTPLTLYVGLSLGEVLFGRIAGGIQIRLGPRQRQNVTRSLYHYLQYHSHRYFSNNFAGALAHRISETSMGVTQTLWSIITEFWPIFIVFSVSILLLAHTHVQLAAFVGIWAVLFIGISWTLARRCQPHAFKAASARSETTGQVVDSVSNLTSARLFARLGFERGHLEETLTHEMRAIRVSNGYSERVRWFQFSASAVLKIGVLYYGLELWSRGEISVGDFVMAVSLALLIINEARNLSRRFLEFFEYVGNVANGVHTIVRPHELIDAPAVRPLVIERGEIEFRNVNFSYGPERPVFEQLSLKIPAGQRVGLVGFSGSGKSTFVSTLLRLYDVNGGQILIDDVDISTLGQDTLHEQLSLIPQDPTLFHRTLRENIRYGRLEATDDEVIEAARKAHAHDFIQQMNEGYDAMVGERGVKLSGGQRQRIAIARVILKDAPILILDEATSSLDSITEKAIQDTLDDVMKGKTVLVVAHRLSTIAHLDRILVFDNGKVIEDGAHAELLARKGAYFRLWSKQSDGFLSDSPDGETLLRPEKQATGSQAQSTSTVRIILPAVDPELEPPLDPDVSFA, from the coding sequence ATGACTATTTCGACCGTTTTGCAGCGTGCGCCCGGCACGCCGCCGCTGCCCGATCGCCCCTTTCGTTTCATTCTGCATTTTGTGGCGCGTTACCGTTGGTGGTATCTGGGCATGGTGCTGTTTGAAACCGCCAACGCCACCTGTGGCATCCTGATTCCGTACGCCTTGAGCCGCATCATCAAAGCGGTGACCATGGCCCACGGCAATGCACACGCCGTGGTCGCCAGTCTGACCACACCCTTGACGTTGTATGTCGGGCTCTCGCTGGGTGAAGTATTGTTTGGCCGGATCGCCGGCGGCATCCAGATCCGGCTGGGGCCACGCCAGCGGCAGAACGTCACCCGCTCGCTGTATCACTACCTGCAGTACCACTCGCATCGCTATTTCAGCAATAACTTTGCGGGCGCGCTGGCCCACCGCATCAGCGAAACATCCATGGGCGTCACACAGACTTTGTGGTCGATCATTACCGAGTTCTGGCCCATTTTTATCGTGTTCAGCGTGTCGATCCTGTTGCTGGCCCACACTCACGTGCAACTGGCCGCATTTGTGGGTATCTGGGCGGTGTTGTTCATCGGCATTTCCTGGACGCTGGCCCGGCGCTGTCAGCCGCATGCGTTCAAGGCGGCTTCGGCTCGCAGTGAAACCACCGGCCAGGTGGTGGATTCGGTCTCCAATCTGACCAGTGCCCGGCTGTTTGCCCGGCTGGGGTTCGAGCGTGGCCATCTGGAAGAAACGCTGACCCATGAAATGCGCGCCATCCGGGTCTCCAACGGTTATTCGGAACGGGTGCGCTGGTTTCAGTTTTCAGCGTCGGCCGTCCTCAAGATTGGTGTGCTGTATTACGGACTGGAGCTATGGAGTCGCGGTGAGATCAGCGTGGGCGATTTCGTCATGGCAGTCAGCCTGGCGTTGTTGATCATCAACGAAGCACGCAATCTGAGCCGACGTTTTCTGGAGTTCTTTGAATACGTGGGCAACGTCGCGAACGGCGTGCACACCATCGTGCGCCCGCACGAATTGATCGATGCTCCCGCAGTGCGGCCGCTGGTCATTGAGCGCGGCGAGATCGAGTTTAGAAACGTCAACTTCAGCTACGGCCCGGAGCGCCCGGTGTTCGAGCAACTCAGTTTGAAAATACCGGCGGGGCAGCGGGTCGGGCTGGTCGGATTTTCCGGGTCGGGCAAATCCACCTTTGTCAGCACGTTGCTGCGCCTGTATGACGTCAACGGCGGCCAGATCCTGATTGATGATGTGGATATCAGCACGCTGGGGCAAGACACATTGCATGAACAGCTGAGCCTGATCCCGCAAGACCCCACGTTGTTTCACCGCACCCTGCGCGAAAACATCCGTTATGGGCGTCTTGAAGCCACTGACGATGAGGTGATCGAGGCCGCCCGCAAAGCCCACGCCCACGATTTCATTCAGCAAATGAACGAGGGCTATGACGCGATGGTGGGCGAGCGCGGCGTCAAACTATCCGGCGGGCAACGTCAGCGCATCGCCATTGCCCGCGTCATTTTGAAAGACGCACCGATTCTGATTCTGGATGAAGCCACTTCCAGTCTCGATTCCATTACCGAAAAAGCCATTCAGGACACGCTGGACGATGTCATGAAAGGCAAAACCGTCCTGGTGGTGGCGCATCGCTTGTCGACCATTGCCCATCTGGATCGCATCCTGGTCTTCGACAACGGCAAAGTTATTGAAGATGGCGCCCACGCCGAATTGCTGGCCCGTAAAGGCGCGTATTTCCGCCTGTGGAGCAAGCAGTCGGACGGTTTCCTCTCCGACAGTCCGGATGGCGAAACCCTGCTGCGACCAGAAAAACAAGCTACGGGCTCGCAAGCGCAGTCCACGTCGACAGTGCGCATCATTTTGCCGGCGGTGGATCCGGAGTTGGAGCCGCCGCTCGACCCGGATGTTTCTTTTGCGTAA
- a CDS encoding malonic semialdehyde reductase — protein MTAPLESTALDQLFRNARSIHRFTERPVEAATLQQLYDLLKWGPTGFNAQPARYLFVASAQAKAQLEPALSAGNRDKTLSAPVNVIVAYDTRFHEHLPSQFPAYDAKGFFDGAPAWIEPTARTNATLQAGYLFLAARALGLDVGPMSGFKPDVVDAAFFPDGRYKSILLANLGYGDRAELTPRGPRLDFAEVAQVL, from the coding sequence ATGACTGCACCGCTTGAATCAACCGCGCTGGACCAGTTGTTTCGCAATGCCCGCTCCATTCACCGCTTTACCGAGCGCCCGGTGGAGGCGGCCACGCTGCAGCAACTGTATGACCTGCTGAAATGGGGCCCGACCGGGTTTAACGCGCAACCGGCGCGCTATCTGTTCGTCGCCTCGGCCCAAGCCAAGGCGCAGCTGGAGCCGGCCTTGTCGGCGGGCAACCGCGACAAAACACTCTCCGCGCCGGTGAATGTGATCGTGGCTTATGACACCCGCTTTCACGAGCATCTACCCAGCCAGTTTCCCGCATATGACGCCAAAGGCTTTTTTGATGGCGCGCCTGCGTGGATTGAACCCACGGCCCGCACCAACGCCACGCTACAAGCCGGGTATCTGTTTCTGGCCGCCCGGGCTCTGGGGCTGGATGTCGGGCCGATGTCCGGCTTCAAGCCCGATGTTGTCGACGCGGCGTTTTTCCCCGATGGTCGCTACAAGTCAATTTTGCTGGCCAACCTGGGTTATGGTGATCGCGCGGAACTGACGCCACGTGGCCCGCGGCTGGACTTTGCCGAAGTGGCGCAAGTGCTGTAA
- a CDS encoding prolyl oligopeptidase family serine peptidase, giving the protein MTIEHYSHTFSRATLPYLFARPASPSTRAPLVVFLHGAKDRGNDLGKLLTWGFPKFVATQTALPYYWLALQIPEETTWPDWQAELLGLIDQLALQHAIRPEQVVLSGFSLGSAGAWQIASEHPERFAGLVVVSGRVPQIDLSRLVDTPVRVFHGGQDDKVPPDQSASAVDTLLALGGNAQFTLIPEGDHFIADEVYGNAQLQQWLAQTPRQVAA; this is encoded by the coding sequence ATGACTATTGAACACTACAGCCACACCTTTAGCCGGGCGACATTGCCTTATTTATTTGCCCGCCCGGCTTCACCGTCCACACGCGCACCGCTGGTGGTGTTTTTACATGGCGCCAAAGATCGCGGCAATGATCTGGGCAAACTGCTGACATGGGGCTTCCCCAAATTTGTCGCCACACAGACCGCCCTGCCGTATTACTGGCTGGCACTGCAGATTCCTGAAGAAACCACCTGGCCGGACTGGCAGGCAGAATTGCTGGGCTTGATTGATCAACTGGCGCTGCAACATGCAATCCGCCCGGAACAAGTTGTGTTGAGCGGCTTTAGCCTGGGTTCGGCGGGCGCGTGGCAAATTGCCAGCGAGCACCCCGAGCGCTTTGCCGGTCTGGTGGTCGTCTCCGGTCGCGTGCCCCAGATTGATCTGTCCCGTCTTGTCGATACGCCGGTGCGGGTGTTTCACGGTGGTCAGGATGACAAGGTGCCGCCAGATCAGTCGGCCAGCGCGGTCGACACACTGCTGGCGTTGGGTGGCAACGCCCAGTTCACCTTGATCCCCGAGGGCGATCATTTCATTGCCGATGAGGTTTACGGCAATGCACAGTTGCAGCAGTGGCTGGCGCAAACTCCGCGCCAGGTCGCGGCGTAA
- a CDS encoding amidohydrolase family protein produces MNAPVKLESRSAAVHARLDHPVIDTDVHTNDYTPALEDYVAQYGGSALVDEFRRASLERTRSESNGKDWFNQTEQQRRDNRTFRQPWWARVTRNTYDVATYHLPELLYQRQAEQGSDYSILFPNNVLSPLAARSDDARRTLQRAINHYHADLYRPYADRLTPVAGIPLHTPQEGLDELDFAINTLGLKVINISGGVRRPIKAVQDQLSAEDFKKVAKYASYIDFYGLDSEFDYDPFWARAVELGVPVTTHYGSQGWVGRNSISNYMNNHIGHFADASEAFAKALFFGGVTRRFPKLRVGLLEGGADWGARVFTHLVDRWHKRNPEGLRNYDPAELNRDLLVKLFEQYGGDLTKGRSLDPETLVRDTLGARYTLDAQQPGPEQRNDFAAAGIESVEDIKSRWVDNFFFGSEADDRTVAHAFNEKANPLGVKVNAIYSSDVGHWDVPDLTEALAESWDLVEEQVITEADFKKLVFENPYKLYTEAKADFFKGTEVEKKLAHR; encoded by the coding sequence ATGAACGCCCCAGTCAAACTGGAATCACGCTCTGCCGCCGTCCACGCCCGTCTTGATCACCCGGTGATCGATACCGATGTTCATACCAACGACTACACACCCGCGCTGGAAGACTACGTCGCGCAATACGGCGGCAGCGCGCTGGTGGATGAATTCCGCCGGGCGAGCCTGGAGCGCACGCGTTCCGAGAGCAATGGCAAGGACTGGTTCAACCAGACAGAACAACAGCGCCGCGACAACCGTACTTTCCGCCAGCCGTGGTGGGCGCGGGTCACGCGCAATACCTACGATGTCGCGACTTACCACTTGCCAGAGCTGCTGTACCAGCGCCAGGCCGAGCAAGGTTCGGATTACTCGATCCTGTTCCCCAACAATGTGTTGTCGCCGCTGGCCGCGCGCAGCGATGACGCCCGCCGCACCTTGCAACGCGCCATCAACCACTATCACGCCGATCTGTATCGCCCTTATGCCGACCGACTGACGCCGGTTGCGGGTATTCCGCTGCATACGCCACAAGAAGGGCTGGATGAACTCGACTTTGCCATCAACACACTGGGTTTGAAGGTTATCAATATCTCTGGTGGTGTGCGGCGCCCGATCAAGGCGGTGCAAGATCAACTGAGTGCCGAAGACTTCAAAAAGGTCGCCAAATACGCCTCCTACATTGATTTTTACGGCCTGGACAGCGAATTTGACTACGACCCGTTCTGGGCCCGCGCGGTGGAGCTGGGCGTGCCCGTCACCACGCATTACGGCAGTCAGGGTTGGGTGGGGCGCAATTCGATCAGCAACTACATGAACAACCATATCGGCCATTTTGCCGATGCCTCCGAAGCCTTTGCCAAAGCGCTGTTCTTTGGTGGCGTAACCCGGCGCTTTCCCAAGCTGCGCGTGGGTTTGCTGGAAGGCGGTGCGGACTGGGGCGCCCGCGTGTTTACACATCTGGTGGATCGCTGGCACAAACGCAATCCGGAAGGTCTGCGCAATTACGATCCGGCTGAATTGAACCGCGACTTGCTGGTGAAACTGTTTGAACAATATGGTGGTGATCTGACCAAGGGCCGCTCGCTGGACCCGGAAACCCTGGTCCGCGATACCTTGGGCGCGCGCTATACGCTGGATGCCCAGCAACCTGGCCCAGAGCAGCGCAACGATTTTGCCGCCGCAGGTATTGAGAGTGTGGAAGATATCAAGTCACGCTGGGTGGATAACTTCTTCTTTGGGTCAGAAGCAGATGACCGAACCGTCGCGCACGCCTTCAACGAAAAAGCCAACCCGCTGGGGGTCAAGGTCAATGCCATCTACTCGTCCGACGTCGGCCACTGGGATGTGCCTGATCTGACCGAGGCACTGGCTGAAAGCTGGGACCTGGTAGAAGAACAGGTGATCACTGAAGCCGACTTCAAAAAGCTGGTGTTCGAGAACCCATACAAGCTTTACACCGAAGCCAAGGCAGACTTTTTCAAAGGCACCGAAGTCGAAAAGAAGCTGGCACACCGCTAA